The genomic segment ACGCCATCCGTCAGCTCGAAGAGAGCGGGCAGCACTCGCGCTGCGTCCATCCGGCGGTCAAGCTCGCCGAACTTCGCGTGCTGCAAGGGCGGTACGAGGATGCCGAACGACTTCTGGCGGGTTACGAAGGACTGCCCGAAGCGGCGCGCGCACAAGTCGCGCTGGCACTCGCGCGAGGACAGACCGCCGTCGCCGCTGCGATCCTCGAACGGCGATTGAACGCGCTCGGATCAGATTCCCTGCTGACCCTTCCGCTGCTGGTGCAACTCGTTCAGGTGCGTGTGGCGAAGAAGGATCCCGAAGGTGTCCGGACGGCTGCTGCGCGATTGTTGGCGCTCGCGTCTGAGACCGGAGAGCTTCGCGTCGCGGCCGAAGCAGCCCGTGCGCTTGGGCATGCGCATCTTGCTGCCGGCTCAGCAGATGACGCGCGCGCCGATCTCGAACGAGCCCTCGAGCTCTTCACGAAGCTTCGGCTGCCGCTCGAGATCGCGCGCACACGCATGCTGTTGGCGCAGGTTCTTCCCCCCGACGTCGCGATGTCGGATGCCCAGGCCGCGCTGTCGGCGTTCGAGAGGCTCGGTGCGACACGCGAAGCCGACGCCGCCGCCGCGGTGATGCGCGCGTTGGGCGGAAGCGCGCGCACCGGACCGAAAGGCTACGGAACCCTCAGCAAACGCGAAGAAGACGTGCTCGCCTTGCTCGCCGAAGGCTTGACCAACGCAGAGATCGCCGCACGCCTGTACATCAGCACGAAGACCGCCGGGAATCACGTGAGCAACATCTTGATGAAACTATCCCTCCGATCCCGCGCCGAGGCAGCGACGTTCGCAGCTCGCAGAGGCACCTGACTTCGNNNNNNNNNNNNNNNNNNNNNNNNNNNNNNNNNNNNNNNNNNNNNNNNNNNNNNNNNNNNNNNNNNNNNNNNNNNNNNNNNNNNNNNNNNNNNNNNNNNNCGCGGGAACCCCGCCGTGTTCTTGCGGGAGAAGCCTCGCTTTCTTGAGGGAAGCGATAGATGAACTCCAGCTCGAGCTCGATCATGCGATGCGTGTGCGTCGCGATCGCTTGCTGCCCGCCATGAAGGACGGTCGCCTCTCGCGTGTGCCACATGTATCGCAGCTCTCGTTTCAAGTCCGTGTCACGGAGCTCTCTGGCTGGAACGCCGAGCTTCGTCGATCGAGGGCTCACGGGCCACCTCCCCTACCGGCTCATAGCTGATCTTCAGGACCGCAGCTCTTTGGACCCACCCACGCAGCCGAGGCAGGTGCTCCCCATAGTGGTCCGGCCGTCGGAACCAGCCTCGCCGGGGGGCACCGCAGCGCGGATAGACTCGAGCGTTCTCCATCGGACGCTTTCCGTCCTCTGGTCATCTGATGGCAACCTCGAATCGTAGGAGCGTGCGGGGCAACCATGGAACCGAACCAAAGACTTCGAGCGACGAGCGAATCGCTCACAGCCCGCCTCGACATCCCGGACGATCATCCTCCGCCGGGCCGCTCGCCATGCGCGTAGTTCTCTGGCACGCCTGGTCCCTCGAGGGGTCGGGCTCCAACGTTTTCGCGGCTGCTCTGGCGACCGCGCTCCGCGAGGCGGGGCATTCAGTTTTGATCCTCTCGCAGGATCCACACCCAGTGCGGCACGACTTCGTCGACGCGTGGGGCATCGTCGACGGCGACAGCGTATCCCACACCCATGCGACGGGGACCGAGCCCGCTGCGGGTCGCGCGGTGCTGCTACGACCCGACATCGGCTCGATCCTGCCCAGCTTCCTCGGGGAGCCCTTCGATGGGTACCGGGTGAAGCGGTTCGTGGATCTGTCACAGGCGGAGCTCAACACGTATCTCGATCGCAACATCCGCGCGCTCAGGGCCGCCGTGGCTTGGCACGGCTGCGACATGCTCCTCGCCGCTCACGCTGTTCCGGGGGGCCTTATCGCGCGGCAAGCCGTGGGCCGGGGCCTCTACGGGGTCGTGATCCACGGCAGCGATCTCGAGCACGCGGTTCTCCCGCAATCGCGTTACCGGGAGGCCGCTCGGGAGGCGCTGGAGGGAGCTAGGGCGGTGATCGGACCGAGCGCCGACGTTCTGAGCCGACTCGCTCGCATCTTCCCCACGATCGCAGAGCGGAGCCGGGTCGTGCGCCCGGGCGTCGACGGCCGGATGTTTCGCGCAGAGCCGCGCCATGTAGCGCTGGCACGGCTCGCGGCCATGCTCGAACGCGACGGGATACCGGGGAATCCCGTGGCGCTCGACCGCGCAGTCGAGTATGCGCTCCGGCGCCGTGACGCTCGCGCACTCGAAGAGCTTTCGTTCCGATACGATGACGCCGGCCACGATCCCCGGTCGGCCTCTCGGCTTCGTTCCCTGGCGAGCGCGGAGCGACCGCTGATCGGATACCTCGGCAGACTCGCTCCACAGAAGGGCACGAATCAACTCATCGAAGCGATCCTGCACCTGGGCCCCGAAGTAGGAGCTTTGATCGCAGGTTTCGGTCCGTCGCGCGCGTGGCTCAGCGCTCTTGTGAGGGTCCTCGACGAAGGGAACGAGTCGGCGCTCCGGTGGCTCGAGCAAGCCGACATTTCGCGTGTGGACCTGGGCCGGGCGCCGGCTATCGGGATGAGCGACCGGGTGATCTTCACCGGTCGGCTGGAGCACCGCGACGTTCCGGCGCTGGTGGGAGCGGTCGATGTGCTGGTGATCCCATC from the Actinomycetota bacterium genome contains:
- a CDS encoding DUF6158 family protein; amino-acid sequence: MSPRSTKLGVPARELRDTDLKRELRYMWHTREATVLHGGQQAIATHTHRMIELELEFIYRFPQESEASPARTRRGSR
- a CDS encoding LuxR C-terminal-related transcriptional regulator, whose product is YWWLADPNRAIDLRERAYAGFRKQGDVGRAARIALWLSREYGEVQRNEPAANGWLARASSIIESSPSSAGHGWLALQRSSRAIEPSEVERLAREALALARANGDPDLEIRSLSRLALALAGQGRVAEGVTSFDEAMAAATGGEATTLDTVGEACCDGMILTEVVGDAGRLEKWAAVMMEFMQKHQYGPLVAFCGSCCGELFALNGDMPGAERELLNAIRQLEESGQHSRCVHPAVKLAELRVLQGRYEDAERLLAGYEGLPEAARAQVALALARGQTAVAAAILERRLNALGSDSLLTLPLLVQLVQVRVAKKDPEGVRTAAARLLALASETGELRVAAEAARALGHAHLAAGSADDARADLERALELFTKLRLPLEIARTRMLLAQVLPPDVAMSDAQAALSAFERLGATREADAAAAVMRALGGSARTGPKGYGTLSKREEDVLALLAEGLTNAEIAARLYISTKTAGNHVSNILMKLSLRSRAEAATFAARRGT
- a CDS encoding glycosyltransferase, producing the protein MRVVLWHAWSLEGSGSNVFAAALATALREAGHSVLILSQDPHPVRHDFVDAWGIVDGDSVSHTHATGTEPAAGRAVLLRPDIGSILPSFLGEPFDGYRVKRFVDLSQAELNTYLDRNIRALRAAVAWHGCDMLLAAHAVPGGLIARQAVGRGLYGVVIHGSDLEHAVLPQSRYREAAREALEGARAVIGPSADVLSRLARIFPTIAERSRVVRPGVDGRMFRAEPRHVALARLAAMLERDGIPGNPVALDRAVEYALRRRDARALEELSFRYDDAGHDPRSASRLRSLASAERPLIGYLGRLAPQKGTNQLIEAILHLGPEVGALIAGFGPSRAWLSALVRVLDEGNESALRWLEQADISRVDLGRAPAIGMSDRVIFTGRLEHRDVPALVGAVDVLVIPSLPPESFGMVAVEAAAVGALPLMPRHSGLTETAEALETAVGRPGLFSYRHGPRSARRIAAGVRRLLALPPEERSDLRTGLRAFVTGEWTWKHTADGVLRSMHHGR